The DNA sequence AAAACCTATTACCGGGACATGGCTGATTTTTACCGCCTGCTGAGCCAGCTGATCCCTGAAAAGCTGAGCGAAATCAAGCCGGAAAAATCACTTCTTGGCCTGCGGAAGAAAGGTTCATTCCCGCCGGTGCCGCAAGAAGCCATTTCCTACATGAAAGACATGATGAGGGAAGGCGCCGTCATCTCCATCAGACAGACCGATCAAAACCGCGCGCGGATTGAAATCCCCATCTGGGTGATCGGCGACTTTGCCAATATGGACGACATGTACGAAGAATACGAAAGCATCGCAAAAGAAAAATGTGAAGCCAAGCTTGTGTTTGATAAAAAAACACGGGAATGGAAGCTGTATGCGAGATGAGGAAAGCCCGGCAGACGTGCCGGGCTTTTTTTTGAGGGGACGATGGGGTGCTGGTGAGTGTGGGTGTGGCCTTCTGGAAAGTATTTGAAGAATAGAGGGTGTTAGTGATCGTGACTAAAGCCGTTTAAAGGAGATTTTGAAGAACAGAGGGTGTTAGTGGGCACGACTAGAGCCGTCTAGAAGAGATTTTGCTAAACAGAGGGTGTTAGTGGTCGCGACTAGAGCCGTCTAAGAGGGATTCTGAGGAACAGAGGGTGTTAGTGATAGAGACTAGAGCCGTCTAGAAGAGATTTTGCTAAACAGAGGGTGTTAGTGGTCGCGACTAAAGCCGTCTAAGAGAAATTTTGCTAAACAGAGGGTGTTAGTGGTAGCGACTAAAGCCGTCTAAGAGAGATTTTGCTAAACAGAGGGTGTTAGTGGTAGCGACTAAAGCCGTCTAAGAGAGATTTTGCTAAACAGAGGGTGTTAGTGGTAGCGACTAAAGCCGTCTAAGAGAGATTTTGTTAAACAGAGGGTGTTAGTGGTCGCGACTAAAGCCGTCTAAGAGAGATTTTGCTAAACAGAGGGTGCCAGTGAGAACAACTAGGACCCTCTAAAAGAGTTTTTTCCAATCAGAGGATGCCAGTGGATCCGTTGCAAGCATCTGAACCCCAAATCCCCTCTGTTATCCAAAAAGCACCAGCACTCCGCCTCGCCCCTAATACCGCAATTTCAAAAGAACATCCCGGACCGCTTTATCCTCCATGATCGTATCTTTATATTTCTGTGTAATTTCGGTAAGGGCGACATCATGGTAGAAGAACTCAGCGAAAAACTTCACGAGCGGCCTTGAACGGGTCGTGATGGCATTCCATTTGCCGGCTTCCATGCCGGCGAACAGCATTTCTTCTTCGTCGATGATGGCAATCCTGCTTCTTTCGAGTGTTTCATGATGCTTGTCCGGAATCAGGACCGAGACGGACGGGAGGCTTGTTTCGATATTTCCGATAGAGTGGACATGGATACTGACGCCGCTTTCGTGCTTTTCCTCCAGCAGCTCCGCATACTTCTCCAAATCATCGCCCCAGGCAGAGATGATGATTTTTCTTTCCGCCCTGCCGAGCATTTCCTCCAGCAGGGAGAGGATGGAGTGATTATCCTTCAAGGTCCACACCCGGTCATCCGCGACAGGTTTTTTGACGGCTGCCTCCCGCAGCTCCTGGACGCTGGTTTCGAAATCTGCTTTCAGCCTGCTGATCACCGATTCAACGGGAAGGGCGGTGTACAAACGCTTTTTTTCGACCGTCGTTTCAAGGATGATGCCTTTCTCTGCCAGGCGGTGAAGCACCTCATACACCTTCGAGCGGGGAACGGCAGAGAGCTTGACGATTCCTGTGGCGTCCAGCGGCTGGTCCGCTGAAATAAGCGCCTGATAAATTTGGCTTTCATATTGGGTAAACCCGAATTGCTGCAGCATAGACAGAACTCCTGAGTCAGTTTTTTCTTAATAATATCATATCTTTTCCGCTAAATCGCACTGGGAAAATTAACACTTGCACCTATCCCTATAAAAAGTTACCATTGTGGTGGTAACTAATTGAGAGGTGTATAAAATGGATAAACGTGTGTATCTTTTGACGATCGTTTCCTTTGTAGTCGGGATGGTCGAGCTTATAATAGGAGGAATCATTGATCTGGTTGCGGCCGATCTTCATGTCAGCATCGGCAAAGCCGGCCTTTTGATCAGTGTGTTTTCGATTGTATATGCTGTCGCGGCACCGATTCTGCTGACAGCAACCGGGGGAGTGGAAAGGAAAAAACTGACGCTCATAGCCTTGCTCGTTTTCCTTGCAGGAAATATCCTGGCTTTCCTGAGCCCGAGTTATAGTATTCTTTTTCTGGCAAGGGTTATATCAGCGGCAAGCGGATCTTTGCTTGTTGTGCTGTGCATCACGATCGCATCGAATATAGTGCAGGAAAAATATCGCGCACGGGCGATCGGCATCGTGTTTATGGGCGTAAGTGCTTCACTTGTTCTTGGCATTCCGGCCGGGCTTATGCTTGGCAATGAATTTGGCTGGAGGGCACCATTCCTGATGATTGCTGTCCTGACATGCCTGTCGATAGCAGGGGTGTACTTTTTCATGGACCGGATTGAACCGAAAGCTGCCATATCCATCAGGCAGATGTTCGCTGCCCTGAAGAACAGGAAAATTTTATTCGCCCAACTGGCCTCGTTCCTCTTTTTAGCAGGGCACCTGACACTTTATGGATATCTGACTCCATTCTTAAAGACCGTCCTGGGAATGGACGAAAACTGGGTCAGCATCATGTATCTGCTGTTCGGTATTGCCGCGGTGGCCGGCGGCGGTGCAGGCGGGTATCTAGCCGACCGCTTCGGTACAAAACCGACAATCTTAGCCATTATCGTGCTGTTTGCGGCTGCACTGTTTTCAATTCCGCATACTGCCTTTTCCCTGCCGCTGTTCATTGCGGTCATGATTATCTGGAGCATGCTGAGCTGGGCCATCACACCGGCATTGCAGAGCTATTTGATAGAGTCTTCACCGGAAACATCGGATATCCAGCAAAGCCTTAATAACTCAGCCCTGCACTTTGGGATTGCCTTTGGGTCTCTGATCGGGGGAATTGTAATTGAACAGGCTTCGGTCGAGTGGAACGCTTCGGCAGGGGGAGTCTTCATCCTCTTCGCGCTTGGCGCTGCCGCTGTCTCGATGGCAGGATTGAAGAGCAGGCGGCCGGCAAGAAGCAGCAGCCCGACCGTCTAGCAAAAAGGGCCCGCCCGGTCTTCTTCCGGACGGCCCTTTTTCTGCTAGTTTTAAAGAAGAAATAGTGTATAATGGCGATAGCGGAAAATTTCATACATATGCAGAAACAGGTGTTTTTCTTTGAAAGACTTAAAAGGGAAGTTGGTGCAAATTCCAACGCGGTCCCGCCACTGTAAATGGGAGCAAGCTGCAGAAGCCACTGTACGGGATGTATGGGAAGGGGCAGCGAGCATTGACCATGAGCCAGGAGACCTGCCTGATTCTTATGCACCCATAAACCTACGAGGATAGGGAGGTGTACGGCAGCCTTTTGGAATCTTTTTTTTTGAATCTGCGCACGCCGTGCAAAGCATCTCCATGTTTATTGGGGATGCTTTTTTTGGTTCCAAAGGATGCTGGTCCCGTTTTGGGCATAAGACCTTTGCAGCATGAATTTTGCGACATTTATTCTACAGGGGGATTTACCATGAAAAAGCTTTATTCATTATTATTCAGCATGCTTTTGGCTGCTGGTGTTCTGTCAGGCTGCGGCGATTCAGCGGCAGAGCCTGAAAAGGACAATGGCAGCAGCACTGAACAGACAGAGACTGAAACAGAAAAAGCAGAATTTCCTGTTACAATCACAGATGCCGCCGGTGAAGAAGTTGTCATTGAAGAAAAGCCGGAGAAGATTGTTTCTCTGATTCCAAGCAACACGGAAACAGCGTTTGCACTTGGTCTGGGAGAAGAAGTGGTTGGGGTATCTGATTTTGATAATTATCCAGAAGAAACAGCAGATAAAGAAAAGATCGGCGGAATGGAGTTCAATGTTGAAAAAATCATCTCCCTTGCTCCAGACCTGGTTCTTGCACACGCTTCAAGCGCACATAATTCAACTGCAGGATTGCAGCAGCTGAAAGATTCAGGAATCGCTGTGCTGGTTGTCAATGATGCCCAGAGCTTTGAACAGGTATATGAGTCGATCGAGATGATCGGTACCGCTTCAGGTGCAAAGGAAGAAGCAGAAGAAGTGATTGCCGGCATGAAAGAGAAGATAGAGGCAATCAAAGAAAAAGCTGCTGGCGTAACAGAAAAGAAGAAAGTGTTTGTAGAGGTGTCTCCAGCGCCGGAGATTTATTCGCCTGGGAAAAATACATTCATGGATGAAATGCTTACGATGATTAATGCAGAGAATATTGTAAAAGAAGAAGGGTGGCCAAAGGTAGATCCTGAAGCCATCATCAAGGAAAATCCGGACGTGATCATTTCCACTTCCGGCTACCGCAATGAAGATGCTGTGGCAGAGGTGCTCGCCCGTGAAGGCTGGCAGGATGTAAATGCCGTTAAAAACAAGCAGGTGTTCAGTGTGGATTCAGATACAGTAAGCCGCTCCGGCCCAAGGCTTGCTGAAGGAGTAGAGGAATTTGCCAAAGCTGTCTATCCGGACGTATTTAAGTAAGAATAAGCTGTCAGCCTATGTGCTTGCAGCCGCTTTCCTTGTCCTGTGCATGCTGGTGGGGATTTCAATCGGTACAGTCTCTGTGCCGATTCCTTCTATCATTAATATAGTTGGGTCTAAGCTTCTGCCGATTCAGCTTGATGCTTCAGTTGACCCGATGCACAGCAATATTGTGATGAATATCCGCCTGCCCAGGGTCATTCTTGCCGGACTTGTAGGAGCTTCCCTCGCCATTGCGGGGGCAGCCTTCCAGGGCCTCTTGCGGAATCCGCTTGCAGATCCTTATACACTGGGGGTTTCATCCGGTGCGTCTGTCGGTGCAGTGCTGGTGCTTTTTTTTCAAATATCAATCCCGTTTGCCGGCCTCTTTACACTGCCTATTCTCAGCATGGTTTTCTCATTCCTGACTATATTCGCCGTGCTGTTTTTTGCAAGAAGAATTGACAGGGCCATGAAGGTGGAAACTATCATTTTAACAGGTATCATTGTCAGTTCTTTTCTTGGTGCGCTCATTTCGCTCATGATTGCCCTGACTGGAGAAGAGCTCAGGCAGATCATCGGCTGGATCATGGGAAGCGTTTCAATGAGGGGATGGGCTTATATACGCATCATCCTGCCGTTTTTCATTATAGGAAGCCTTCTGTTGATGATGAATGCGAAAGAGCTGAATGCCATGTCATTTGGAGAAGAGCGTGCACAGCATCTGGGCGTAAATGTGCAAAGAAGAAAAATGATGGTTCTTGTGGCTGGTTCCATTTTAACAGGCGCAGCCGTCGCGGTGTCAGGCACCATCGGCTTTGTCGGCCTCGTCATCCCGCATCTGACAAGGCGGCTGTGGGGGCCAGACCATATCCACCTGCTGCCTTTGTCGATGCTGACCGGCGCAGGCTTCCTGATTCTTGCCGACCTGGTCGCGCGGACGGTCATCTCGCCAACAGAGCTGCCGATCGGCGTCATTACGAGCATCATCGGAGCGCCTGTGTTTGCACTCATTTTGCTGAAAAGAAGAAATAGGAGGGCTGTCTGATGCTGAGCATACAAGGATTGACCGGCGGCTACGCAGACGAAAGCATTATTAAAGAGGTCAGTTTTTCAGTGAAAAAAGGGGAGCTGTTCGGCATCCTGGGCCCAAATGGAAGCGGAAAGACAACTCTCTTAAAAATGCTGAGCGGCATCCTCTCCTATAAGAGCGGGAGCATTTCTGTCAAAGGCAGGCCTTTGACGGAGTTCTCTGTGAAAGAGCTGGCAAAGGTCATTGCGGTGCTGCCGCAGCATTCATCACAGTCTTTTTCTTATACAGTCAAAGAAACGGTTTCTTTAGGCAGGTATGCCCATCAGAAGGGGTGGTTCCAGACCTGGTCTGAAGAGGATGAAAAGACCGTCCAGCGCGTGATGGAACAGACGCGGGTCGCAGGATTCAAGGACCATTATATCCATGAGCTTTCCGGCGGGGAGAGGCAGAGGGTATTCCTTGCCCAGGCCCTTGCCCAGGAACCTGAGATCCTGCTCCTGGATGAGCCGACCAACCATCTGGATCTATCATTCCAGAAAGAGCTGCTTGACCTGCTGCGTATATGGGCGAAGGAATGCGGGATGACCGTTATTTCCATTTTCCATGATCTGAATCTTGCGGCGCTGTATTGCGACAGGCTGCTTTTGATGGAGAACGGGAAGGTTGTCGCGGCAGATGTCCCGAATGAAGTGCTCCATGAGGACCGGATCCGCACAGTCTATCAGACGGATATTATGAAGCATGCACATCCTGCCGTCCCTGCCCCGCAGATGGCAATTCTGCCAGGGGACCTGACTGCTGAACCGGCCATTATCGGCGAAAAAGATGTCCAGGTGTATGAAGACCATGTGCTTGTAAATTCTCCTTTCCCGCTCCGTACGATGTCATCGGGGGTGGCAGGAGCCGGGGTAGGCTGGCACAGGCTGTTTGTTAACCGCCAGGTGCCGAACACTTATGACTGCAGTGACCACCGGGCAGAAATGAAAGAATATTTGCGGGAAAAGGGCTATGAGCCAGGCGAGACGGTCGGCATGATGACAGCCGTCCAGGTGGCCGACGCTGCCTACAGGCTCTATGAATCCGACGGTTTTTCTCTCCTTGCAGTTGTCACCGCGGGAACAGGGAATGCTGTAGACGCTTCCCAAAGCGGCCTGCACAGCTTTGAGTTTTCCCCAGGCACGATCAACACATGGATCTTCATCAACGGAAATCTTACAGAAGAAGCGTTCATTCAAAGCATCATGACAGCCACGGAAACAAAGGTGAAGGTGCTTCATGACCATGGTGTTGAGGATAAGGTGTCAGGCACTCTGGCAACAGGCACTAGCACAGACAGCATCCTGATTGCTGCGGCCCAATCAGGGAAAAGGCTGGAGTTTGCAGGAACGATTACACCGCTTGGCAAGCTGATCAGCAAAGCCGTATATGACTGTACAGCTGAAGCGCTCCACAAATACCGGAAGAGGGTGTCATCATGATGGTTTATCATCTGGCTGCCCTTACCCTTGCGTTTCTGCTGGATCTGCTTATTGGAGATCCACCTAAATGGCCCCATCCAGTCCGGTGGATCGGGTCATTTATTCTATTTTTGGATAAAAAATGGAACCGGGGCGGCAGGCGGAAGCTGAAAGGGGCCATCATGGTCCTGGCTGTCCTTGGTACTGTATTCCTTGCTGCAAGTGCCATCACATACTCCGGCTATTACATCCATCCGCTGGCAGGAATCATAATCGAAGCCATCCTCATTTCCACCACCATCGCGCAAAAAAGCCTGAAGGAAGCGGCGCTTGAGGTCTATGGTCCGCTTCATAGAGACAACATGCCCGAAGCACGCCTGAAGCTATCCTATATAGTCGGCCGTGATACAGAAAAGCTGGAGGAGCCGGACATTGTAAGAGGAACAGTAGAAACGGTTGCAGAAAATACGAGTGACGGGATCACTGCTCCTCTATTTTGGGCGCTCATCGGCGGAGCACCTCTGGCTCTCTTATATCGTGCAGCCAATACTTGCGACTCTATGGCAGGCTATAAGAACGAAAAGTATCTTGCGTTTGGCTGGGCCTCTGCCCGGCTCGATGATCTGCTGAACTTTATCCCGGCCCGGCTGACCGGCCTCCTGATGCTGCTCGGAAAAAAGCCCGAGCATACCAGCTTTAAGAAAGCATGGAACATTCTCATCAGGGACAGCAGGAAGCACCCGAGCCCGAACAGCGGCTGGGGAGAAGCGGCAGCTGCTGCCTTGATGGGTGTGCAGCTCGGGGGCATCAATTACTATAAAGGGATCGTCTCTGACAGGGCAAGAATGGGCGACCCTGTCGCTGTCCTGGAAAAAGGCCATATATTGTCGGTTATTGAGATTATGAATAGGACGTCTTTATTATTTCTATTATTCTTATGGCTGGGGGGAATGCTCTTTGAATTGGCCGTCACATGGATCTAATCCGCAGCATTTATTTAAGGCACTTGGGCTGCCGGAGCCATCGGAGCTGCTGGATTTCAGCGCCAATATCAATCCTATGGGGCCGCCAGAACGGTTAAAGGCAGACTGGCATTCATTTTTCAATGAGCTGCCTGTTTACCCGGACCCCTTTGCAGCAGAACTGACTGCCAGGCTGGCTCAAAAGGAAGGCATCGCCGGAGAGTATGTACTGGCCGGGAACGGGGCATCAGAGCTGATCAGTCTGGCAGCAAGGCTTCTGGCCGGAAAAAAAGTCATGATTGTTCAGCCGGCTTTCTCTGAATATGAACAGGCCTGCAGAGTGAATGATTGTGACATCAGCTATTTTCAGCTGGAAGAAGGAGGCTGGGAACTTGATACGGCAAAACTCTGTGAGGCAGGAGGGAAAGCGGATGCCCTGTTTCTCTGCAATCCGGCTAATCCGACAGGCAGATACTATGGCCGTGCAGAAATCGTTTCATTATTAGAGGGATGTCCCGAAACACTCGTCATCGTAGATGAGGCTTTCTATGATTTTCTGCCGGATTATGAATCTCTCGTGCCGCTGCTCTCAGAATACAAGAACCTCATGCTTCTTCGCAGCATGACAAAAATGTTCAGCATTCCGGGTCTGAGGCTCGGCTATGTGCTGGCAGAACCTGAGCTGATCAGGGGAATGGCCCGCTTTCAGTACCATTGGAGCATCAACTCCGCTGCCCAGCAGGCAGGGCTGATTTGTCTGGATGAAGATCTATACATAGAGGAAACACAAATTTATATGGAAAAAGAAAGAAGCAGGCTCTTTAACTTCTACAAGGCCAAAGGCTTGCTCGTGTCCGAATCGAAAACCAATTTTTATCTGCTCCGTGACCCGGAGCTGGGTGACCAGGAAAAATTGTTCTTCTTTTTGCTGGAAAAAGGGGTTGTCCCGCGCCATACCTATAATTTCCCCGGCCTTTCAGGGCGCTGGCTGCGGTTTGCCGTCAAAGGGAAAGAAGACAATCAGAAGCTGATGGAGGCGATCGACGAATGGAAAGGTCAGAAGGACTGATATTCATTACAGGAGGCGTCCGCAGCGGCAAAAGCACCTTTGCGGAAAAAACAGCAGAGTCCCGAGCTGCCGCCTCCAATGGCCGTCTTCATTATATTGCCGCAGGGAAGAGCTCGGATGAAGAAATGGCCGAGCGGATCCTGCTGCATCAAAAGCAGCGGGATGAAAGCGGCAGCGGTTGGAGGACCTGGGAACAGCCTGCAGGAATAGGGGAGCTGTCTGCAGCTTTTACAAAGCGGGATGTGCTGCTTCTGGACTGCCTGACCACTCTGTTGAATAATGAATTATTCGGGACAGGCGGCAGATGGGAGAGTCCGGAGTTTCAGGAAGCGGTCAAGGAGCGGATCCTTACTGATATCCACTCTCTTAAAGAGAGTGCGGCGGCATTAATCATTGTCAGCAATGAAGTTAAGTATGAACCGATTGAAACAGGGAGTGTGTCCCATATATACGCCAGGCTGCTTGGCCGGCTTCATCAGAGGATTGTGGGAATGGCAGTCCAGGCTTATCTTGTGGAAGCGGGAATACCGCTTCTTATGAAAGGAAGAAAACCATGAAAGGCATCATGATACAGGGAACGGCTTCAGATGTGGGGAAAAGCTTTATCGCTACTGCTCTCTGCCGACTGCTGTCCAATGAGGGCCTCAGGGTGGCGCCGTTCAAGTCGCAGAATATGTCCAATAATTCCTATGCGACGGCGGACGGCAGGGAAATCGGCCGGGCGCAGGGCATCCAGGCAGAAGCGGCAAGGACCGAGGCAACAGTCTGGATGAACCCGATCCTGCTGAAGCCGAAATCTGATATGAGCTCAGAGGTGGTCCTGCTTGGAAAGGCAGTTCAAACCTATTCCGGCCGCAGCTACCGTGAGAATTTCTATGAAAAGGGCCTGGATGTAATCCAAAAATCATTGAAAAAGCTTGAAGCCGATTTTGATGTCATTGTTGCAGAAGGTGCCGGGAGTCCGGTGGAAATCAATTTGAAGGACAGGGAGCTTGTCAACATGAAGGTGGCCGATCTGGCTGACATCCCGGTCATCCTGACAGCGGATATCGACCGTGGAGGCGTGTTTGCAAGCATCATCGGCACCCTTGAGCTGCTCACGACTGAAGAAAGGGAGCGGGTAAAGGGTTTGATCATCAATAAGTTCAGGGGCGACCCGGATTTGTTTGCGGACGGCATCTCCTGGCTGGAGGAGCGGACAGGGATTCCTGTTCTTGGCGTGCTGCCCCATTTTGATAACCATATGATTGATGGAGAGGACTCCCTTTCCCTTGAGGACAGCTTTTACAGGAAACAGGGAGGGAAGATTGATATTGCGGTAATCAGGCTGCCGTATATATCAAATTACAGCGACATTGAACCGTTTCTCTATGAAGAAGACGTGTCGGTGCGCTGGGTGAAAAATGCTGCTGAGCTGGGCAAGCCGGATGCCATCATCATCCCGGGGACGAAAAGTACAATCCATGATCTGCAGTTTTTGAAGGCAGCCGGCCTGGACCGTTCTATTATCCGTCTTGCCGGGGAGGGCTGCAGGATTGCCGGAATATGCGGCGGCTACCAGATGCTAGGGGAGCAGCTGTATGATCCTGAAGGGACCGACAGCGGTACGATAGGCGTGAAAGCAAAGGGGCTGGGCCTCATAGCGGCTGATACGACCTTCTTCAGAGAAAAAATAACCGTCCAGGCGAAGGGTTCGTACATAGCATCCGCCGGGTTTGGCAGCGGCAGTGTTGAAGGCTATGAGATTCACCTTGGCCAAACAGCCAAAAAAGGCATAGATGCAGGCAGGAGTTTATTTTTGATGGAAGATGGCCGGGAGGAAGGCTATAGCGGCAGCGGCGGAAAGGTCATCGGGACCTATCTTCATCATGTTTTTCATAATGACGGCTTCAGAAACAGGTGGCTTGGCAGCATCCGGAAGGAAAAAGGCCTGCCGCAAAAGGAGCCTGTACGGATCGGAGACATGAAGGACGAACGCTTTGAGAAACTCGCCAATGAGGCAAAGCAGCATCTTCAGTGGGATAAAATCAAAGAAATTATAGGATATGAAAATACATGAAAACCATTAAAGGATTTTTGATCAACATTCAATTTTTCACAAGCATTCCGGTGCCGATGCAGATACCGATGGATAAAGTCCATTTGAAAAGGGCCGTGATCACTTTTCCAATTCTCGGGCTTCTCCAGGGACTCTTTTACAGCCTGGTGCTGTATGGATTCCTGGAATGGACCCCGTTTTCGCAGCTCGCCTCGGCATTTGCCCTATGGCTTGCCATAATTATCCTGACAGGAGGAATCCACCTGGACGGCTGGATGGATGCGAGCGATGCCTTCTTCTCTTATCAGGATCGGGAGAAGCGGCTCGAAATCATGAAGGATCCCCGCACAGGTGCGTTCGGCGTCCTTTCAGTCATTGTGCTTCTTGCCGCACGCTTTTTGTTCATATATGAAATAGTGCTTCAGCAACAGCCGGAGACATATTGGCTCATTGCCCTGATTCCGTTTCTCGGAAAGCAGATCATGGGCGTGCTCCTGATGCAGGTGCGACCGGCAAAGCCTGAAGGACTGGGGGC is a window from the Bacillus infantis NRRL B-14911 genome containing:
- a CDS encoding FecCD family ABC transporter permease, translated to MPKLSIRTYLSKNKLSAYVLAAAFLVLCMLVGISIGTVSVPIPSIINIVGSKLLPIQLDASVDPMHSNIVMNIRLPRVILAGLVGASLAIAGAAFQGLLRNPLADPYTLGVSSGASVGAVLVLFFQISIPFAGLFTLPILSMVFSFLTIFAVLFFARRIDRAMKVETIILTGIIVSSFLGALISLMIALTGEELRQIIGWIMGSVSMRGWAYIRIILPFFIIGSLLLMMNAKELNAMSFGEERAQHLGVNVQRRKMMVLVAGSILTGAAVAVSGTIGFVGLVIPHLTRRLWGPDHIHLLPLSMLTGAGFLILADLVARTVISPTELPIGVITSIIGAPVFALILLKRRNRRAV
- the cbiB gene encoding adenosylcobinamide-phosphate synthase CbiB, with amino-acid sequence MMVYHLAALTLAFLLDLLIGDPPKWPHPVRWIGSFILFLDKKWNRGGRRKLKGAIMVLAVLGTVFLAASAITYSGYYIHPLAGIIIEAILISTTIAQKSLKEAALEVYGPLHRDNMPEARLKLSYIVGRDTEKLEEPDIVRGTVETVAENTSDGITAPLFWALIGGAPLALLYRAANTCDSMAGYKNEKYLAFGWASARLDDLLNFIPARLTGLLMLLGKKPEHTSFKKAWNILIRDSRKHPSPNSGWGEAAAAALMGVQLGGINYYKGIVSDRARMGDPVAVLEKGHILSVIEIMNRTSLLFLLFLWLGGMLFELAVTWI
- a CDS encoding MFS transporter — protein: MDKRVYLLTIVSFVVGMVELIIGGIIDLVAADLHVSIGKAGLLISVFSIVYAVAAPILLTATGGVERKKLTLIALLVFLAGNILAFLSPSYSILFLARVISAASGSLLVVLCITIASNIVQEKYRARAIGIVFMGVSASLVLGIPAGLMLGNEFGWRAPFLMIAVLTCLSIAGVYFFMDRIEPKAAISIRQMFAALKNRKILFAQLASFLFLAGHLTLYGYLTPFLKTVLGMDENWVSIMYLLFGIAAVAGGGAGGYLADRFGTKPTILAIIVLFAAALFSIPHTAFSLPLFIAVMIIWSMLSWAITPALQSYLIESSPETSDIQQSLNNSALHFGIAFGSLIGGIVIEQASVEWNASAGGVFILFALGAAAVSMAGLKSRRPARSSSPTV
- the cobS gene encoding adenosylcobinamide-GDP ribazoletransferase is translated as MKTIKGFLINIQFFTSIPVPMQIPMDKVHLKRAVITFPILGLLQGLFYSLVLYGFLEWTPFSQLASAFALWLAIIILTGGIHLDGWMDASDAFFSYQDREKRLEIMKDPRTGAFGVLSVIVLLAARFLFIYEIVLQQQPETYWLIALIPFLGKQIMGVLLMQVRPAKPEGLGAMFQKAASARDLAFYPAAVLLVFVLYAMADISLAVHAAILLLAAAGFLMFAAVKSVKWFGGITGDVLGASAEGAECFLWMVLWLLHYFAMS
- a CDS encoding bifunctional adenosylcobinamide kinase/adenosylcobinamide-phosphate guanylyltransferase; the encoded protein is MERSEGLIFITGGVRSGKSTFAEKTAESRAAASNGRLHYIAAGKSSDEEMAERILLHQKQRDESGSGWRTWEQPAGIGELSAAFTKRDVLLLDCLTTLLNNELFGTGGRWESPEFQEAVKERILTDIHSLKESAAALIIVSNEVKYEPIETGSVSHIYARLLGRLHQRIVGMAVQAYLVEAGIPLLMKGRKP
- a CDS encoding TrmB family transcriptional regulator, translated to MLQQFGFTQYESQIYQALISADQPLDATGIVKLSAVPRSKVYEVLHRLAEKGIILETTVEKKRLYTALPVESVISRLKADFETSVQELREAAVKKPVADDRVWTLKDNHSILSLLEEMLGRAERKIIISAWGDDLEKYAELLEEKHESGVSIHVHSIGNIETSLPSVSVLIPDKHHETLERSRIAIIDEEEMLFAGMEAGKWNAITTRSRPLVKFFAEFFYHDVALTEITQKYKDTIMEDKAVRDVLLKLRY
- a CDS encoding heme ABC transporter ATP-binding protein; protein product: MLSIQGLTGGYADESIIKEVSFSVKKGELFGILGPNGSGKTTLLKMLSGILSYKSGSISVKGRPLTEFSVKELAKVIAVLPQHSSQSFSYTVKETVSLGRYAHQKGWFQTWSEEDEKTVQRVMEQTRVAGFKDHYIHELSGGERQRVFLAQALAQEPEILLLDEPTNHLDLSFQKELLDLLRIWAKECGMTVISIFHDLNLAALYCDRLLLMENGKVVAADVPNEVLHEDRIRTVYQTDIMKHAHPAVPAPQMAILPGDLTAEPAIIGEKDVQVYEDHVLVNSPFPLRTMSSGVAGAGVGWHRLFVNRQVPNTYDCSDHRAEMKEYLREKGYEPGETVGMMTAVQVADAAYRLYESDGFSLLAVVTAGTGNAVDASQSGLHSFEFSPGTINTWIFINGNLTEEAFIQSIMTATETKVKVLHDHGVEDKVSGTLATGTSTDSILIAAAQSGKRLEFAGTITPLGKLISKAVYDCTAEALHKYRKRVSS
- a CDS encoding ABC transporter substrate-binding protein, which codes for MKKLYSLLFSMLLAAGVLSGCGDSAAEPEKDNGSSTEQTETETEKAEFPVTITDAAGEEVVIEEKPEKIVSLIPSNTETAFALGLGEEVVGVSDFDNYPEETADKEKIGGMEFNVEKIISLAPDLVLAHASSAHNSTAGLQQLKDSGIAVLVVNDAQSFEQVYESIEMIGTASGAKEEAEEVIAGMKEKIEAIKEKAAGVTEKKKVFVEVSPAPEIYSPGKNTFMDEMLTMINAENIVKEEGWPKVDPEAIIKENPDVIISTSGYRNEDAVAEVLAREGWQDVNAVKNKQVFSVDSDTVSRSGPRLAEGVEEFAKAVYPDVFK
- a CDS encoding cobyric acid synthase: MKGIMIQGTASDVGKSFIATALCRLLSNEGLRVAPFKSQNMSNNSYATADGREIGRAQGIQAEAARTEATVWMNPILLKPKSDMSSEVVLLGKAVQTYSGRSYRENFYEKGLDVIQKSLKKLEADFDVIVAEGAGSPVEINLKDRELVNMKVADLADIPVILTADIDRGGVFASIIGTLELLTTEERERVKGLIINKFRGDPDLFADGISWLEERTGIPVLGVLPHFDNHMIDGEDSLSLEDSFYRKQGGKIDIAVIRLPYISNYSDIEPFLYEEDVSVRWVKNAAELGKPDAIIIPGTKSTIHDLQFLKAAGLDRSIIRLAGEGCRIAGICGGYQMLGEQLYDPEGTDSGTIGVKAKGLGLIAADTTFFREKITVQAKGSYIASAGFGSGSVEGYEIHLGQTAKKGIDAGRSLFLMEDGREEGYSGSGGKVIGTYLHHVFHNDGFRNRWLGSIRKEKGLPQKEPVRIGDMKDERFEKLANEAKQHLQWDKIKEIIGYENT
- the cobD gene encoding threonine-phosphate decarboxylase CobD, whose product is MNWPSHGSNPQHLFKALGLPEPSELLDFSANINPMGPPERLKADWHSFFNELPVYPDPFAAELTARLAQKEGIAGEYVLAGNGASELISLAARLLAGKKVMIVQPAFSEYEQACRVNDCDISYFQLEEGGWELDTAKLCEAGGKADALFLCNPANPTGRYYGRAEIVSLLEGCPETLVIVDEAFYDFLPDYESLVPLLSEYKNLMLLRSMTKMFSIPGLRLGYVLAEPELIRGMARFQYHWSINSAAQQAGLICLDEDLYIEETQIYMEKERSRLFNFYKAKGLLVSESKTNFYLLRDPELGDQEKLFFFLLEKGVVPRHTYNFPGLSGRWLRFAVKGKEDNQKLMEAIDEWKGQKD